A single window of Dermacentor albipictus isolate Rhodes 1998 colony chromosome 1, USDA_Dalb.pri_finalv2, whole genome shotgun sequence DNA harbors:
- the LOC139053211 gene encoding uncharacterized protein — MVYCAVVRCSSRTQTKAVKLKTNEKDCAFFKIPKVRSRECEKTKELCKWRRREWIARINRRGIDENPDKYWVCSRHFLSGRPSDLFDDCNPDWAPSQCLGYGNILANNERYNRQNSRRSFAPGATDASKGGDSPAHEIDAGATSGISMDMESSPHTNEAEPDKSWEPRIDTACQTDMTITDVAELEEKLSTCQRQLDECQGVLRSQTFTEDSLQGNGKKVAFYTGLPTFVVLLRVFDLLKDHISYSGKHSLTQFQEMVLFLMRMRLGCPFQDLAYRFDIAQSTASRIFDRWLDVCFDRLGLLVRWPEKEEIMKTMPMAFVENFGLKVRVILDCFEVFIDRPSSYLPRAETWSAYKHNNTVKFLLGICPQGSVTFLSQAFGGRASDKAITEECGVLNLLEYGDVVLADRGFLIAESVGLCHASLVTPAFTKGKRQLSSSDIERTREIANVRIHVERVIGMVRNKFTVLKGSLPIEALKANEHGECQIDKIARVCCALTNLCNSVVSFD; from the exons ATGGTTTATTGCGCTGTTGTGAGGTGCTCGAGCCGCACCCAGACCAAGGCCGTGAAGCTCAAGACGAATGAGAAGGACTGTGCATTTTTCAAGATCCCGAAGGTGCGCAGTCGAGAATGCGAAAAAACGAAGGAGCTGTGCAAGTGGAGGCGCCGCGAATGGATCGCACGCATCAACAGGCGCGGAATAGACGAGAACCCGGATAAATACTGGGTTTGTTCGCGGCATTTCTTGTCAG GTCGGCCGTCAGACCTCTTCGACGACTGCAACCCCGACTGGGCCCCATCGCAGTGCTTAGGTTATGGGAACATTTTGGCGAACAACGAGCGATATAACCGCCAAAACTCACGCCGATCATTTGCTCCCG GTGCTACAGATGCTTCCAAAGGTGGAGACAGCCCTGCACATGAGATTGATGCAGGAGCTACCAGTGGAATTTCCATGGATATGGAAAGCTCTCCACACACAAATGAGGCCGAGCCTGACAAGAGTTGGGAGCCACGAATTG aCACTGCTTGCCAGACAGATATGACAATAACAGATGTCGCCGAACTAGAGGAAAAACTCTCAACCTGCCAACGACAACTGGATGAATGCCAGGGTGTTCTTCGGTCACAGACTTTCACCGAGGATAGTCTTCAGGGAAACGGCAAAAAGGTTGCCTTCTACACTGGACTTCCTACATTTGTAGTGTTGCTTCGTGTATTTGATCTTTTGAAAGACCACATTTCATACTCGGGGAAGCACTCACTGACCCAGTTCCAAGAAATGGTGTTGTTTCTAATGCGAATGCGGCTAGGCTGCCCATTCCAAGACCTTGCCTATCGCTTTGACATTGCACAGTCGACAGCTTCAAGAATATTTGACAGGTGGTTGGATGTATGTTTTGACAGACTTGGACTACTGGTGCGTTGGCCGGAAAAGGAGGAAATCATGAAAACAATGCCAATGGCCTTTGTAGAGAACTTTGGCCTGAAAGTACGCGTGATATTGGACTGCTTTGAAGTGTTCATTGATCGACCAAGCTCGTACCTGCCTCGAGCAGAGACATGGTCGGCATACAAACACAATAATACTGTGAAATTTCTGCTGGGAATATGTCCACAGGGTTCAGTTACGTTTTTGTCACAGGCATTTGGTGGTCGAGCCAGTGACAAAGCCATAACAGAGGAATGTGGGGTACTGAACCTGCTTGAATACGGGGATGTTGTGCTAGCCGACAGGGGTTTCCTGATAGCGGAAAGTGTGGGTTTGTGCCATGCATCCCTGGTTACACCTGCTTTCACTAAAGGAAAAAGACAATTGAGTAGCAGTGACATTGAGCGGACAAGAGAGATAGCAAACGTAAGAATCCACGTGGAGAGAGTAATAGGAATGGTGAGAAACAAGTTCACCGTACTGAAAGGGAGCCTCCCTATTGAAGCCCTGAAAGCAAATGAGCACGGGGAATGCCAAATAGACAAAATTGCTCGTGTGTGTTGTGCCCTTACAAATCTTTGCAATTCTGTAGTGTCATTTGATTAA